ctggacaaaaaaataatctgtttattaGAAGGCAGCCTTCCATTACTGCCATAAATCTCTAACTTGGATTCATCAATCTTCATCAGTCTTCCACTGTGaaatcaagtatttttttgCCCACCTCAAGCTTTTGGCCTCGTTCCACCTCATGAGAAGCGGTTTAGAAACGGCCACTCCTCCTTTGAGACCACTAGAAGAAAACCTTCTTTTGACAGTGATTTTGCTGATGCAAGTCTAGTTGCTTTTCCATCTTTCAGggaactaagcttgatgtattgatcttcttGTGGTGTGGTCACATTTTGGATaaaactgatccagtttctgtgaagcatttaaatgtattcaagcCATGATTTAACTTAACATGTTCTGGCTACCAGATCTGGACCTGTGGGCCGAGTGTAAGTGGCTGTGTGGCCCATTAGTGGGCCGGACCAACAACTTTGCCATGTGGGAAGCTTTGTCAAATCGTGCTGGGGATAACATAAGTCAGCAGGTTTAACACAAACGTGGAGGTCATGccaagttaaaataaaaaaataaaacaaaatagtatcacatttgaaacaaatacaaaatagaaGTATCTCGACTGGTTGTCTCAAGACTTTTTGACCCTAATTTCTCGTCAAAACTAACCTCCATAATCTTTAGCTCTACCTCTGCGatcataaatacacatttactTAACTAAATTTAAACGTTGTAGATATGAGGCAAAATTATTCTGGAACAGTTTTCTTGTGAAAACTTTAAACTATTCAcaagacacataaaaacatcaagTGTCCATTTAAAGTACAGTCACACATTGAAACTTTATTAAATCATAACAGGAaagtaaaagacaaacaaataaaaacaccgTATTGATCCAGACGAACATTTCCCTTAGTaattccttaaaaaaaactcatcTCCATCATGAATTAAATAACAGGgaaaacacattcacagagatagagagaaaacagtaaacacagagaCTCAGGCTCAGTTTTTCCAGTTACAGCACATCTAGTCTATAATCACATACTGACAGATATTGAAATGAcgacattaaaaacagaaaaatagattTGATATTAATAATCACAGCTGCTCATTTATGTAAGACTAGTCAAGTGAGGTATTTCAGAGATATTTCCTGTAGTTGTGCAGCTCAGTCCGTGGTTGTAAGCACAGAAAGTACAAAGATCTCAGCTCTGACTGAGTTTAGTCTTGGAGGCAAAGTCGGCACTAAGTTTACGCATTACTTCTGCATGGCTTTGTCCCGCTAGCTCCTGTCGAACAGTCCTAAAATTCTCTTTGACAAAACTGGCAAAGGGTGTGGGAGCACGTGGCTTGGACGGCGTCAGTAAGACCAGTTGTCCTGTGCAGAGGGCACACACGAACCTCTGCGTGTCCAGTGACTTGGAATGACGTCCGATCCTGTGAAGAATCATGGTAAAGATTAACACAGCAGTCTCTATATACAAAATAACTAACAAAGAACAATATAaggttttaaaaacatctgaaatcaGTCAGACGTACGTATTCTGACAGCGAGTGCACTTGTACTGGAATTTGTACTTGATGTCATAACTGTGGCAGCGGGTGACCATGGGCAGCTCAGGATGTGCCAATGTGGACTTGCGAGCATACAGCTTCCAGAAGTTCCCGTGGCCGTCCCTCACACCATTAATCAGCCAGGTTGCAGCGTGACACATCTCATGAATAAGTGTGTCTCTGAGACGATCTTGGGGAGGGGGGACAACAATGAGAAAGTgatgaagagaaaatgtttaCTATGCATAACAGATGACAGTACGTATCTACACACAGACGGTTTATTATTTAGTCTATCTGGCTTAAAAAGCGCTCTACCTGCAGAATCACAGACTTTCTCTGACAGTTCTATGCGAGCATAGCGGCTCCCTCCGCCTCGCTCCTGTCCCGTGATACAGTAACCGGCTGTTTTCCGCATCTTCTTATTCCAAGTCACTGACATGTCGACGGGGAGCTAGAATTCATGACAgacaaggaaaaagaaaatgtacaatatgtgaataaagcatttaaacaaTGTAAAATACAGATGAGTGACAAAATGAACTTGGCCCTATTAAGAGTATGAAAATGATGCTTTTGCCTTTGCAGTCACTAGATCTTAACCCAGTTGAACACCGTGCAACTTTGGACCAATGTTAGACATTGTTCTCCACCACCATTATCAAAACACCAGATAAGGAAACTGTTGCAAGAATGGTGTTTTTCACTCCAGTAGAGACTTGTAGAATTGATGTAAAGGCAAACTAAAGCTATTCTGGCAGCACATAGTGGCTCAACACCATAGCAAGACCCTTTAGGTTGGTTTTTCCTTTAGTTTGTCACCCATCTGTATATTTAAACCTTCAAAATCTGATGATGATTCTAAAAACTTCAAATGAAGCAATAGAAAAACTATTTTTCCTCACCTTACTGTCAAACACACTCGTATTATACAGCTGGTAGAGTTTACTGGTGAGTTCTTCCTTCTTCTGCTTAAAATTGAGGCTAGGGCTAGGGTTTGATAAGGACTGCAAGAAACACCCCGGGGTCTTACACAACGCTACCCTAAAAAGGAAGAGAACAGGGTTAACTGAAGCCAAAAGAATATGAGAGACAAACTCAGTGAGAGACAAAACACTTCTAAGGCCtcctttacaataaaacattaaaactttgaaaaaagtttGTCCAACATTCAAACTTGTACATAAAAACTGGTCAACAGATGTACCTGCTGGTGGGGCCGTGTCTGGgctctgtctgactgactttgGGCTTCGAGATGGTGGATTTTCCAGGTGTCTTCACATGCAGAGGTGTTTCCCTTAATGATTTAGAGGCTGGGGTTCCCTTTACAGGAGGAACCGACACAGGAGGCTCCTTGTTGCATTCTAGATTTcagaacaaacaagaaaactaTATTTATCATCCTCACAACTAGAAAGAAACCAAGAGGTACAATCCAAATCAAACAGTTACCTGTATTCTTAGGTGAGAATGAGGTGCTAGTGaacttgtttttccttttcagtcTCTCCAGTAGAGATGTGAACTCCTCCTCAGAACTGGCCGACTCATCAAACTTAGAAGGTGCTGAGAGAGTGCGTTTGGGAGAGGCCAGTGATGTTTTGTGGGGAGGAAGcgaaaaaggagagaagacgGGCAGTGATGGCGAATCTTCCTCTTTATCAGACAGCAGAGCATTTATCTTGTTAGCCTTTGGCGGGGGCTTTGAGTGACGAGTTCTCCAAGTGCTCTTAACCACAATATTGTCATCATCATCGCTGTCACTAACAAAGACTGGagagtcacacagagacagtggTCTCATCGATGGACGCTGGGCTGCTGGAGTATTGCTCTTTGTAGGCACTGCAAAACAGTGGACACAAAACATCACCGTTTTACACAGCCAGACAtgtgatattttcttttaaatataaaagaaCATCAGCACTGATAAGGTCCTTCAAATTTACCTTTAAATAATGGTTTTCTCTCAAAGTCATCATCTGACGAGAAGTCATCCACTATGAAGTTTTTGAGGCTTTATGGTATTAAAAAAAACGGGAAACAGATAATCAAAACAAACCCTTCCAGACAGTGACAATGGATTTGGAGGGGAAAATGTCATAAACTCACCTATCTTCACTCCCACTCTCTGATATTTTCTTAGGCTTGGCATTAGGGGTTTTTACTCGTTGCAAAACTTCAATGTGCAAAACGAGGATATGTGAGAGAAAAATGTAACAGACAATATAATTATGTTAATTATCAGACTGTtgacatttgatttattgtggtTGCATATAGATAACTGTACCCTGCAGAACAACCACTTACATGTCTCGAAGCTGCCGTCATCGTCCGAGCTCACCACAAGAACAGTTGAactaaaaaagaacaaaaaatggTTTAGAAGTTCCACAACCATGACCAAAATTTTGATGAGACAAATAAGAGGCACAGATGAAACTAGAAACAACACAGAGATGtttctttgaaaaaacattttcagtgcacTTAATTTTCATACCTGGCTTTCTTCGCTGCACTACATGGTTTCTGTGATGTAGGTTTAGCTTTTGGTGTAGCCCTTCCAATGAGAACTGGGGAATAAAAAATAACACGTTCATGCATTTGCAAGCTGTGTCACACaatttaaatgtacaaaattCCCCTAATTTAACTCACATTGGTCAAAGTCATCATCACTAGACTCGATTAAAGACTTGTTCCTGTAACCGTTGCCCTTGAAGAATAGGTTCTCCTTCTCTGGATCATCTTCACTGTCAGAGAGAGCAAGCTGGGCAGGTGATCGATGACCACTGGTGGCAGCATGACGAGTCTTGCCAATCGTGCTTAGTAGCTAGATATGATGAAGACAGATAGATTGCCATTATAATTTATGTAAACATCCCCAGCATTTAAATAGGGCCACAACTAAAGATCACTTTCATGATTCACTGATTAATATTTTCTTCAAAGATATGCcaaaaaagcttctttttttatatGAATCCACTAACTTTTCCTACGATTACTTGTTTCATTGAAccaaaatccaaatatattcagattGCTATGATATATAACAACGAAAAGCATCAAATCATTACATACAAGAGGCTGGAAAGCTtgaaaaaatgactaaaataatAAATCCATTCTCAAAACAGTTGCAGATTAATTAGCTGCCATTTGATTAGCAGGTTAATAAAATGTGCTACAgacctttttttctgcttcgTCCAGTCCTCCTTTGTCGGCCCATCCCATCTTTTGAGAAACTCTTTCAAATAATCTGCAGGTGTCATTATTCATATTTCCCTCTTCTCTGTGAAAACGGTACACAAAGCAGGACACagtcatttaacatttaaagtacAGCGCTAACGTCAAACTTAAGGTTTATAAGATAATATAATGCCCCTAAAACCAAATTAAGGATAACTACCCTAACCcctggttaaataaatgtaaccagttgattattttattcagttaatGTAAAAACTGTATTAACAAGACGTTAGCGTTAGCGTCAACTTGTTAGCTAACTAAAGCTAATTGTTAGGACTCAAGCTAACTTTTTGAAAGTATTTCAGCGTTGTCCATTTGTATATATGACATGAAATTGTCTTAGGacataaattaaaacacaattcACTTGAGACATGATTACCAAACTCGCTTTTGTTGTAGATAAGAGACAGATGTGAAAACGGAGATGGTGGATTCAAATCTTGCGCTCCATGACACCGGAAGTCGTCATAAAACATTTGACCAACCGGAACGTGCTTCAAATGACATGTGACATTCTAACCACGCCCACCACCGTAGGACggatataaaatgaaatgtttaatgGAGTATTGTCCCGTTCAGTTATGAGGTATGTACACTtcattatttccatttaataCTGCATTTCTACTTTAAAACGTCTACTGTTAAACATCTTATGAATTTAGAATATATGacgtgtttttgttaatgttagTTCAACACGTTAAGGCAAAACaatccaacaaaaacacaataaggaGCTTTTCCAATAATCAGTTTCTGAAGTTTTAAAGCTGAGTAGACTTTGCCGACTGCATGCCAGATTGAATGCAGGGCTTTTACCTGTAATTTCTGCAGTAGACCACATGTACCTGTAAATGTGACGAAACATTTCAATGCCATTGCTCCATTCAACTACAattagccaaaaaaaaaaaaacccaaatctACTGGTATTACTACCAGCTTGTAATTTATTATAATGCTGCAACTATGAAACACCAATACTAGATAATACAAGAAGATAACAAAGAATGTTGgctttatattttttattgtttctaccAACAACTGCATTAAGTGAGTGTGAAGACAGTACAGAGTTTTGccatctctttatttttttattatattttgagCCTGTGGCATCATTGACAGCATACAGTTAACGgacaatacaaaaagaaaaacttcttAGAAAATACTTACCTAGGCCGTTCCGGGTTtgagtgatttaaaaaacaagatcAATTTGTGAACAGCTCTGACATCTAAACTTAAATTTAGGCCCTTTCCAATTAATTGAAGCTCCTTTGTCCAATCATCTTTACAAGCATAGTGTGACATCAAACAGGACAACAGCTACTGAACGTATTCCTTGTTGACAACATAATTAAGAAAAGTTGGAATTGAGGTGAGGGGGAGAAGTCTTTATCTAGACCATACTCCTCAAAACTTGCACATCTATTCATTGCAGTAATTTAATAACAGCTTAAGACAAACTCAAGAGCAGTTGCAACCTATGTTTTACAAATGCATGTTAAAGCTGATGAAACTTAAGTCAGAGTTACAACGTTCATGGTGCAACATTGtcctttttaaaacacacaacactctTAATCCATTTATAAATAGATCAACAAGCAATGACGGCTGGGCATTCCCTCCACCAGCTGCAATTAGTCCTGTATGCACACCGAcatgttgggaaaaaaaataataattccaCGGATCCAAGTACTGATGGGGTAAGCAGGGCATTCACAATCCTCTCATGCTCACCAAATATACTGTGTTTTAGGACAAGAGTCACAGAAGAGTTGCCTGAAAGTCTCAGGCTCAATCTGGCTCAGGGATTGCAAATGTGTGACGACAAATGTGAAGGGAGGATAAATGTGCATCTGTAGGCTCCTTTACAAATAAAGAGTCCTATTAATAGTACTTCAGAGAGACGAGAGAATCATTCAGGGGGAAGCTGAAATGGAAAGTGACCATTCCAAGCTAGGGTGATGacaatggttaaaaaaaacaaaaaaagatggtgGGGAGGGCTAGCCATGTTTGGGAGAAGAAATCAGTGCGCTTCCAGTTCAGGCATTCTCACTGGTCTCCACTGTCTGAACCAGGTGTTCTGGCTTGTTGCCCTTGCTATGGTGCTCCCACATCTGCAGATAGAGCCTCTCCAGGTCCATTGTGTATTGCTTGGTGTTGAAAAGAGGGCTGCAGATTCGTTGCCTCCAAACACGTGCTCGGACCATCTTCAGGCTGAATGACAGAAAATGGTAAGACTCTAcagttttaacaacaatgttgtcCAAAAAGAAGTTAGATGAAATCATACTTACTATTCCATGTCAGATCCCAGTTTGACTGCTATGTCCTCATAGTCCTGACGACTGTGGGCTATTAGCTCAGGGCAGCCCAGACAGTTGAGTTGTGAGGCGGCCACACGGGAAGCAAGGGTCTCACCTTTTGAGAGGTTTCAAAATTAACAAGCAGCCTTCACTTGAAATCGATTCTACAGTTATTAGAGTTAGTCATTTTATCCTTATTAATCAGAAAGTTTGTAAAATGTCTTCAGTTTCTGAGTATTTAAGTTAGAACAACTAACACTTTGTTCTTCTAGTAATAACCAAGTCTGTCCCGTAATACCATAGTGTGCTAACCTGGCATGGTGACCATGGGTGTTCCAGCCCAGAGAACATCCATGCCTGTGGTGTGACCATTGCATAGGGGAGTATCCAAGCACACATCAGCCAGCTGGCCCCTTCTCACATGCTCCTCTTTGGGGGCCACAGGTGAGAAGATGATGCGAGAGCCAGGCAGACCCATGTTCTGGGCGTACTGCTGGATGTTGGGCTCGCCGACAGCCGGGAAACGAAGAAGCCACAGGACACTGTTGGACACCCGCTTCAAGATCTGCAGGAAGAGGAGAGTTTTagaataagattttttttacactaaATAAGGAATtaagcatttattttaaaaaaagtggagAGTTGAAGGAATAGTTCAAGCATTTGCTATAACCATCTTACATTGGCCCACATCTGAAGAGTAGGGGGATCAATCTTGTAGAGCTGGTTGAAGTTGCAGTAGACAATGGAGTCCTCTGGCAGACCATACTGG
This window of the Pagrus major chromosome 18, Pma_NU_1.0 genome carries:
- the gcna gene encoding germ cell nuclear acidic protein, whose amino-acid sequence is MNNDTCRLFERVSQKMGWADKGGLDEAEKKLLSTIGKTRHAATSGHRSPAQLALSDSEDDPEKENLFFKGNGYRNKSLIESSDDDFDQFLIGRATPKAKPTSQKPCSAAKKASSTVLVVSSDDDGSFETFLQRVKTPNAKPKKISESGSEDSLKNFIVDDFSSDDDFERKPLFKVPTKSNTPAAQRPSMRPLSLCDSPVFVSDSDDDDNIVVKSTWRTRHSKPPPKANKINALLSDKEEDSPSLPVFSPFSLPPHKTSLASPKRTLSAPSKFDESASSEEEFTSLLERLKRKNKFTSTSFSPKNTECNKEPPVSVPPVKGTPASKSLRETPLHVKTPGKSTISKPKVSQTEPRHGPTSRVALCKTPGCFLQSLSNPSPSLNFKQKKEELTSKLYQLYNTSVFDSKLPVDMSVTWNKKMRKTAGYCITGQERGGGSRYARIELSEKVCDSADRLRDTLIHEMCHAATWLINGVRDGHGNFWKLYARKSTLAHPELPMVTRCHSYDIKYKFQYKCTRCQNTIGRHSKSLDTQRFVCALCTGQLVLLTPSKPRAPTPFASFVKENFRTVRQELAGQSHAEVMRKLSADFASKTKLSQS